The following are encoded together in the Arthrobacter sp. Y-9 genome:
- a CDS encoding ABC transporter substrate-binding protein, whose protein sequence is MTHPRFLRAARVTAAGLALGTLLLTGCSANPGGAGKAPAADVSALLTIPREDMATFDNNFNPFAPTVNPLVQQAIYEPLLVFNPAKGDTTPWLATAWDVAKDGRSITFTLRDGVKWSDGQAFTAADVAYTFQLQKKLKGGFDYLKSVTADGKNKVVFTFTKPWSPALYDVGQLPIVPQHVWSKISDPAKDPNTKPVGTGPYTEVDGFQSQSYVLKKNPQYWQPEKQKIAGIKMLAMSGNDAANLAAVNGDVDWAPQYMPNIEKTYVSKDKEHRHYWFPPTGAMINWQLNTTKAPFNDPQVRKALSMAVDREQVAKIGMSGYAQPADCTGLSGNYSTWKDQDLAASCTWTKLNVDEANKALDAAGYPKGADGKRTLKNGKPFEFKISVGATSSDWLSVANVISQNLQAVGVTAKVDSPDWASVVSGYEQGTFDSGIVWSANDPSPYKYFDTIMGTDTVKPVGAKTTDNYHRFGDPKADTLLSQFAAAGDDAAQKSLAKKLQAEYNDAAPVVPLFSGPEWGAYTDARFTGWPTEANPYATLSVRSATTVLVLTNLEPRK, encoded by the coding sequence ATGACACACCCTCGTTTTCTGAGGGCTGCGCGGGTCACCGCCGCAGGCCTCGCCCTGGGGACCCTGCTCCTCACCGGCTGTTCCGCCAACCCCGGAGGGGCAGGCAAAGCCCCGGCGGCTGATGTGAGCGCCCTGCTCACCATCCCGCGGGAGGACATGGCGACCTTCGACAACAACTTCAACCCGTTCGCACCCACCGTGAACCCCCTGGTGCAGCAGGCCATCTACGAACCGCTGCTCGTCTTCAACCCCGCCAAGGGCGACACCACCCCGTGGCTCGCGACCGCCTGGGACGTGGCCAAGGACGGCCGGTCCATCACCTTCACCCTGCGGGACGGGGTCAAATGGTCCGACGGTCAGGCCTTCACCGCCGCGGACGTCGCGTACACCTTCCAGCTCCAGAAGAAGCTCAAGGGCGGCTTCGACTACCTGAAGTCCGTCACTGCGGACGGCAAGAACAAGGTGGTCTTCACCTTCACCAAGCCGTGGTCCCCGGCCCTCTACGACGTGGGGCAGCTGCCGATCGTCCCGCAGCACGTGTGGTCCAAGATCTCCGACCCGGCCAAGGACCCCAACACCAAGCCCGTGGGCACCGGTCCGTACACCGAGGTGGACGGCTTCCAGTCACAGTCCTACGTGCTGAAGAAGAACCCGCAGTACTGGCAGCCGGAGAAGCAGAAGATCGCCGGCATCAAGATGCTGGCCATGTCCGGCAACGACGCGGCCAACCTCGCGGCGGTCAACGGGGACGTCGACTGGGCCCCGCAGTACATGCCGAACATCGAGAAGACCTACGTCTCCAAGGACAAGGAACACCGTCACTACTGGTTCCCGCCCACGGGCGCCATGATCAACTGGCAGCTCAACACCACCAAGGCGCCCTTCAACGACCCGCAGGTGCGCAAGGCCCTCAGCATGGCCGTGGACCGCGAGCAGGTGGCCAAGATCGGCATGAGCGGCTACGCCCAGCCGGCCGACTGCACCGGTCTCTCGGGGAACTACAGCACCTGGAAGGACCAGGACCTCGCGGCGAGCTGCACCTGGACCAAGCTGAACGTGGACGAGGCCAATAAGGCGCTCGACGCCGCCGGCTACCCGAAGGGCGCGGACGGCAAGCGGACGCTGAAGAACGGCAAGCCGTTCGAGTTCAAGATCTCCGTGGGCGCCACGTCCTCCGACTGGCTCTCCGTGGCCAATGTGATCTCCCAGAACCTGCAGGCGGTCGGTGTGACCGCCAAGGTCGACTCCCCGGACTGGGCCTCCGTGGTCTCCGGCTACGAGCAGGGGACCTTCGACTCCGGCATCGTCTGGAGCGCCAACGACCCGAGCCCCTACAAGTACTTCGACACCATCATGGGCACCGACACCGTCAAGCCGGTCGGCGCCAAGACCACGGACAACTACCACCGCTTCGGTGACCCCAAGGCCGACACCCTGCTGAGCCAGTTCGCCGCCGCCGGTGACGACGCCGCACAGAAGAGCCTGGCGAAGAAGCTGCAGGCCGAGTACAACGACGCCGCGCCGGTGGTGCCGCTGTTCTCCGGCCCGGAGTGGGGGGCCTACACCGACGCTCGCTTCACGGGCTGGCCCACCGAGGCGAATCCGTACGCGACCCTCTCGGTCCGCTCCGCCACGACCGTCCTGGTGCTCACAAACCTCGAACCCCGGAAGTGA
- a CDS encoding LacI family DNA-binding transcriptional regulator — translation MAKITPAKKRRQGVTMTDVARRAGVSRTTVSFVLSNREDANISEETRQRIAEAVQELGYRPNAGARALAARRSDWYGIVTEIVTAPFAVDIIKGAQDQAWKDRRFLLVAPSDQADSTGPNRGLEDAAVEKLLEQRVEGLLYAATYHRGLHVPAAAGEVPTVLINCYDADGRFPSIVPDERGGGRVATERLLRAGHTRIGVIDLDPGIPASVGRLEGCREALAAAGLELDDELVVSGHATADGGYEAAATILDRFPAGGGRPTALFCLNDRMAMGAYDAIKERGLTIPGDIAVIGFDNQELIAAYLRPKLTTVALPFEDMGALGVKTLAALTAGQPIAADRQLVGCPLLERSSV, via the coding sequence ATGGCGAAAATCACCCCCGCGAAGAAGCGGCGACAAGGCGTCACCATGACCGACGTCGCGCGTCGCGCAGGGGTGTCCCGCACCACCGTCTCCTTCGTGCTCAGCAACCGGGAAGACGCGAACATCTCCGAGGAGACCCGCCAGCGCATCGCCGAGGCGGTGCAGGAACTCGGCTACCGTCCGAACGCCGGGGCCCGGGCGCTGGCCGCACGCCGCAGCGACTGGTACGGGATCGTCACCGAGATCGTGACGGCGCCCTTCGCCGTGGACATCATCAAGGGCGCCCAGGACCAGGCCTGGAAGGACCGCCGGTTCCTCCTGGTCGCGCCCTCCGACCAGGCGGACTCCACGGGCCCGAACCGCGGTCTCGAGGACGCGGCGGTGGAGAAGCTGCTTGAACAGCGGGTCGAGGGCCTGCTGTATGCGGCCACCTATCACCGCGGCCTCCACGTCCCGGCCGCGGCCGGCGAGGTGCCGACCGTCCTCATCAATTGCTACGACGCCGACGGCCGCTTCCCCTCGATCGTCCCCGATGAGCGGGGCGGCGGACGGGTGGCCACCGAACGACTCTTGCGCGCCGGCCACACCCGGATCGGCGTCATCGATCTGGACCCGGGGATCCCGGCGTCCGTCGGGCGGCTGGAAGGGTGCCGCGAAGCCCTCGCCGCCGCCGGCCTGGAACTCGACGACGAACTCGTGGTCTCCGGACACGCCACGGCCGACGGCGGCTACGAAGCGGCCGCAACGATTCTTGACCGGTTCCCGGCAGGAGGGGGCAGACCCACCGCCCTGTTCTGCCTCAACGACCGGATGGCGATGGGCGCCTATGACGCCATCAAGGAACGGGGACTGACCATCCCCGGGGACATCGCCGTGATCGGGTTCGACAACCAGGAGCTCATCGCCGCCTACCTCAGGCCGAAGCTCACCACGGTTGCCCTGCCCTTCGAAGACATGGGCGCGCTCGGCGTGAAAACGCTGGCCGCGCTCACAGCAGGACAGCCGATCGCCGCCGACCGGCAACTGGTCGGCTGTCCGCTGCTTGAACGTTCTTCAGTCTGA
- a CDS encoding HAD family hydrolase, whose protein sequence is MSSLRAVGFDLDGTLFEHRGSATAAADGFLAEFGVVPTDHTRELWFAAEEHEFERWRAGDIGFQQQRRNRVTTVFGALGLEIPDTSESLDALFDRYLAAYRAAWRLFPDSGDVLRRLRLRGVSIGILTNGAQEQQREKLERTGLVDLVDAVCVSEEIGARKPDRRAFSILAERLGVAPDACHFIGDNPEHDVAGARDAGMSSSLIERHRPGAPSLLEIVERAVGRL, encoded by the coding sequence GTGAGCAGCCTCAGAGCGGTCGGATTCGATCTGGACGGGACCCTGTTCGAGCACCGCGGCTCCGCGACGGCGGCGGCCGACGGATTCCTGGCTGAGTTCGGTGTGGTTCCCACGGACCACACCCGGGAGCTCTGGTTCGCCGCCGAGGAGCACGAGTTCGAACGGTGGCGAGCCGGTGACATCGGGTTCCAGCAGCAGCGCCGCAACCGCGTGACCACGGTGTTCGGAGCTCTCGGTCTGGAAATCCCGGACACCTCAGAGAGCCTGGATGCGCTGTTCGACCGATACCTGGCGGCTTATCGCGCGGCGTGGCGGCTCTTTCCGGACTCGGGAGACGTCCTCCGGCGGCTCCGGCTCCGCGGCGTCAGCATCGGCATTCTGACGAACGGCGCTCAGGAGCAGCAGCGGGAGAAGCTGGAGCGAACCGGGCTCGTGGATCTCGTGGACGCGGTCTGCGTGTCGGAGGAGATCGGCGCGCGGAAGCCGGACCGCCGGGCGTTCAGCATCCTTGCAGAGCGCCTCGGGGTGGCTCCGGACGCCTGTCATTTCATCGGTGACAACCCGGAGCACGATGTGGCCGGGGCCCGGGATGCCGGAATGAGCTCTTCCCTGATCGAGCGTCATCGCCCCGGAGCGCCGAGCCTGCTGGAGATCGTGGAGCGGGCGGTCGGACGTCTCTGA
- a CDS encoding inositol-3-phosphate synthase has translation MPSHPIRVAIVGVGNCAASLVQGVEYYKDADPNSTIPGLMHVEFGQYHVRDVQFVAAFDVDSKKVGLDLADAIGASENNTIKIADVPSTGVTVQRGHTLDGLGRYYRETIVEAPEEPVDVVAALKAAEADVMVCYLPVGSEEAAKFYAQCAIDAGVAFVNALPVFIAGTPEWAAKFEAAKLPIVGDDIKSQIGATITHRVMAKLFEDRGVTLDRTYQLNVGGNMDFKNMLERDRLESKKISKTQAVTSNVEAELRADDVHIGPSDYVAWLDDRKWAFVRLEGRNFGDAPVSLEYKLEVWDSPNSAGVIIDAIRAAKIGLDRGIGGPLLSASSYFMKSPPEQVNDSAARENVEAFIRGDLER, from the coding sequence GTGCCGTCACACCCCATTCGCGTTGCCATTGTTGGCGTAGGCAACTGTGCCGCTTCCCTGGTGCAGGGCGTCGAGTACTACAAGGATGCTGATCCGAACAGCACGATTCCCGGCCTCATGCACGTGGAATTCGGGCAGTACCACGTTCGCGACGTGCAGTTCGTGGCCGCCTTCGACGTCGACTCGAAGAAGGTGGGTCTGGACCTGGCCGACGCCATCGGCGCCAGCGAGAACAACACGATCAAGATCGCCGACGTGCCCAGTACGGGTGTGACCGTTCAGCGTGGCCACACCCTGGATGGCCTGGGCCGCTACTACCGCGAGACGATCGTGGAGGCGCCGGAGGAACCGGTCGACGTCGTCGCCGCCCTCAAGGCCGCCGAAGCGGACGTCATGGTCTGCTACCTGCCCGTCGGCAGTGAGGAAGCCGCCAAGTTCTACGCGCAGTGCGCCATCGACGCCGGCGTGGCCTTTGTCAACGCGCTGCCCGTCTTCATCGCCGGCACCCCGGAGTGGGCCGCGAAGTTCGAGGCTGCCAAGCTCCCGATCGTGGGCGACGACATCAAGAGCCAGATCGGCGCCACCATCACGCACCGCGTCATGGCCAAGCTGTTCGAGGACCGCGGTGTGACCCTGGACCGCACGTACCAGCTGAACGTCGGCGGCAACATGGACTTCAAGAACATGCTCGAGCGCGACCGTCTCGAGTCCAAGAAGATCTCGAAGACCCAGGCCGTGACCTCCAACGTCGAGGCCGAGCTCCGCGCCGACGACGTGCACATCGGCCCGTCCGACTACGTGGCCTGGCTGGATGACCGCAAGTGGGCCTTCGTCCGCCTGGAAGGCCGTAACTTCGGCGACGCCCCGGTGTCCCTGGAGTACAAGCTCGAGGTGTGGGACTCCCCGAACTCGGCCGGCGTGATCATCGACGCGATCCGTGCCGCCAAGATCGGCCTGGACCGCGGCATCGGCGGCCCGCTGCTGTCCGCCTCCAGCTACTTCATGAAGTCCCCGCCGGAGCAGGTCAACGACTCGGCGGCACGCGAGAACGTCGAGGCGTTCATCCGGGGCGATCTGGAGCGCTGA
- the mgrA gene encoding L-glyceraldehyde 3-phosphate reductase has protein sequence MTYLASPQRYDTMRYRRVGRSGLKLPAISLGLWHNFGDDKPFETQRAILRRAFDLGVTHFDLANNYGPPAGSAETNFGRHLAEDFRPYRDELVISTKAGYHMWEGPYGEWGSRKYLLSSLDASLQRMGLDYVDIFYSHRPDPATPLEETMGALDTAVRSGRALYAGISSYTPEQTLEAARILKDLGTPLLIHQPSYSMLNRWTEDGTPNLYEALDQVGAGTIAFSPLAQGMLTDRYLNGIPADSRAAQQRFLSEKALTDEAMDRVRGLNEIAAGRGQTLAQMAIAWILRDQPKGSPVTSALVGASSVRQLEDTLGAIDRLDFTADELSAIDKFAVESDINVWSPKLHRNS, from the coding sequence GTGACTTACCTTGCTTCCCCTCAGCGCTACGACACCATGCGCTACCGCCGCGTCGGACGCAGCGGTCTGAAGCTGCCGGCCATCTCCCTCGGCCTGTGGCACAACTTCGGCGACGACAAGCCCTTCGAAACCCAGCGCGCCATCCTGCGCCGTGCCTTCGACCTCGGCGTCACCCACTTCGACCTCGCCAACAACTACGGTCCGCCTGCCGGCAGCGCCGAAACCAACTTCGGCCGGCACCTCGCGGAGGACTTCCGCCCGTACCGGGATGAACTCGTCATCTCCACCAAGGCGGGGTATCACATGTGGGAAGGCCCCTACGGTGAGTGGGGCTCCCGCAAGTACCTGCTCTCCAGCCTGGACGCCTCGCTCCAGCGCATGGGCCTGGACTACGTCGACATCTTCTACAGCCACCGCCCGGATCCTGCGACCCCGCTCGAAGAGACCATGGGCGCCCTGGACACCGCGGTCCGTTCCGGCCGCGCGCTGTACGCGGGCATCTCCTCCTACACCCCGGAGCAGACCCTGGAGGCGGCCCGCATCCTCAAGGACCTCGGGACCCCGCTGCTCATCCACCAGCCGAGCTACTCGATGCTGAACCGCTGGACCGAGGACGGCACGCCGAACCTCTATGAGGCGCTGGACCAGGTGGGCGCGGGCACCATCGCGTTCTCGCCTCTGGCCCAGGGCATGCTCACCGACCGCTACCTGAACGGGATCCCCGCGGATTCGCGCGCCGCGCAGCAGCGGTTCCTCAGCGAGAAGGCGCTGACCGACGAGGCCATGGACCGCGTCCGCGGCCTCAACGAGATCGCCGCCGGGCGCGGGCAGACCCTCGCCCAGATGGCCATCGCCTGGATCCTCCGGGACCAGCCGAAGGGCTCCCCGGTCACATCCGCCCTGGTCGGCGCGTCGAGCGTGCGGCAGCTCGAGGATACCCTCGGCGCCATCGACCGGCTCGATTTCACGGCCGACGAGCTCTCCGCGATCGACAAGTTCGCGGTCGAGTCGGACATCAACGTCTGGTCGCCGAAGCTGCACCGCAACTCCTGA
- the glgX gene encoding glycogen debranching protein GlgX, which yields MENVNQQVWPGKAYPLGATYDGAGTNFALFSERAEAVELCLVGDDGGEQRIPLTEVDGYVWHAYLPAVRPGQKYGYRVSGPYEPERGNRFNPNKLLLDPYAKAVAGQVDWDPAVFSYDHEDPTQRNDDDSAPHVMLGVVINPYFDWAGDQQPGIPYHQSVIYEAHVKGLTQLHPDVPEDQRGSYAGIAHPSVIKHLQDLGVTAIELMPVHQFVNDSVLQEKGLSNYWGYNTIGFFAPHNKYSSTGEQGEQVQEFKAMVRDLHRAGIEVILDVVYNHTAEGNHLGPTLSFRGIDNAAYYRLTDDDPQYYMDYTGTGNSLNARNPHSLQLLMDSLRYWVTEMHVDGFRFDLAATLAREFYDVDKLSSFFELVQQDPVVSRVKLIAEPWDVGPGGYQVGNFPPQWTEWNGKYRDTVRDFWRGEPAALGEFASRLTGSADLYEHSGRRPVASINFVTAHDGFTLRDLVSYNEKHNEANGEDNRDGESHNRSWNCGVEGPTDDPEVLALRSQQQRNLLASLLLSQGVPMILHGDELGRTQDGNNNAYCQDAPLTWVHWDEVDEDLIDFTGRLSKLRQEHPVFRRRRFFDGRPAETSEGEWLPDVVWLDSDGTPMTDEDWNNGFARTLAMFLNGGAIQAPGERGEEILDDDFILCFNAHDDEVEFTLPAENYSASWTPVLDTSGRECKGSLAARSKVSVPAKSMLVLQGWRG from the coding sequence GTGGAGAATGTGAATCAGCAAGTCTGGCCGGGCAAGGCGTATCCGCTCGGGGCGACGTATGACGGCGCAGGCACCAATTTCGCGCTCTTCAGCGAACGCGCCGAGGCCGTCGAACTGTGTCTGGTGGGCGACGACGGCGGCGAGCAGCGCATCCCGCTCACCGAGGTGGACGGGTACGTCTGGCATGCGTACCTGCCGGCCGTGCGCCCCGGCCAGAAATACGGATACCGGGTATCCGGCCCGTACGAGCCCGAGCGCGGCAATCGCTTCAACCCGAACAAGCTCCTCCTGGACCCTTACGCGAAGGCCGTGGCGGGACAGGTCGACTGGGATCCGGCCGTGTTCAGCTACGACCACGAGGACCCCACGCAGCGCAACGATGACGACTCGGCGCCGCATGTGATGCTGGGCGTGGTCATCAACCCGTACTTCGACTGGGCGGGCGATCAGCAGCCGGGCATCCCGTACCACCAGAGCGTCATCTACGAGGCACACGTCAAGGGCCTCACCCAGCTGCACCCGGACGTTCCGGAGGATCAGCGGGGCAGCTACGCGGGCATCGCGCACCCGTCGGTGATCAAGCACCTGCAGGACCTCGGGGTCACGGCGATCGAGCTCATGCCCGTGCACCAGTTCGTCAACGACTCGGTGCTGCAGGAGAAGGGTCTCTCCAACTACTGGGGCTACAACACGATCGGCTTCTTCGCGCCTCACAACAAGTACTCCTCCACGGGGGAGCAGGGCGAGCAGGTCCAGGAGTTCAAAGCCATGGTGCGGGATCTGCACCGGGCCGGCATCGAGGTGATCCTGGACGTGGTCTACAACCACACCGCGGAGGGCAACCACCTCGGTCCTACGCTGTCCTTCCGGGGCATCGACAACGCCGCGTACTACCGACTGACCGATGACGATCCCCAGTACTACATGGATTACACGGGGACGGGGAACTCCCTGAACGCGCGCAACCCGCACTCGCTGCAGCTCCTCATGGACTCGCTGCGGTACTGGGTGACCGAGATGCACGTGGACGGCTTCCGCTTCGACCTCGCGGCCACCCTGGCCCGTGAGTTCTACGACGTGGACAAGCTGTCGTCCTTCTTCGAACTCGTGCAGCAGGATCCGGTGGTGTCCCGCGTGAAGCTCATCGCCGAGCCGTGGGATGTGGGGCCGGGTGGCTACCAGGTGGGGAACTTCCCGCCGCAGTGGACCGAATGGAACGGCAAGTACCGGGACACGGTCCGCGACTTCTGGCGTGGTGAGCCGGCAGCGCTGGGCGAGTTCGCCTCGCGCCTGACAGGTTCGGCGGATTTGTACGAGCACTCCGGGCGGCGTCCGGTGGCCTCGATCAACTTCGTCACGGCCCACGACGGGTTCACCCTGCGCGACCTGGTGTCCTACAACGAGAAGCACAACGAGGCGAACGGCGAGGACAATCGCGACGGCGAGTCCCACAACCGGTCCTGGAACTGCGGCGTCGAAGGCCCCACCGACGACCCCGAGGTGCTGGCGCTGCGCTCACAGCAGCAGCGGAATCTCCTGGCCTCGCTGCTGCTGTCCCAGGGTGTCCCAATGATCCTGCACGGCGACGAACTGGGCCGGACCCAGGACGGCAACAACAACGCTTATTGCCAGGACGCGCCGCTGACGTGGGTGCACTGGGACGAGGTGGACGAGGACCTGATCGACTTCACCGGCCGGCTGAGCAAGCTGCGGCAGGAGCATCCGGTGTTCCGGCGCCGCCGCTTTTTCGACGGTCGCCCGGCCGAAACCTCCGAGGGCGAGTGGCTGCCCGACGTCGTCTGGCTCGATTCGGACGGCACGCCCATGACCGACGAGGACTGGAACAACGGCTTCGCCCGGACGCTCGCCATGTTCCTCAACGGCGGCGCCATCCAGGCGCCGGGGGAGCGCGGCGAGGAGATCCTGGACGACGACTTCATCCTCTGCTTCAACGCCCACGACGACGAGGTGGAGTTCACGCTCCCGGCAGAGAACTACTCCGCGTCCTGGACCCCCGTGCTGGACACTTCGGGCCGTGAATGCAAGGGATCGCTCGCGGCACGGTCGAAGGTCTCGGTGCCGGCCAAGTCCATGCTCGTGCTGCAGGGCTGGCGGGGGTAG
- a CDS encoding NAD(P)H-hydrate dehydratase → MIGAHSADQVRAAERPALDAGMGAELMCRASHGLALTITRELRARRGRVYGARVTGLIGKGNNGGDGLWALAFLARRGVAVTAVLVDASAHAEGLAALLAAGGRAVRLAPGDPAQQDGSASDHPARDDAARLPLCTLAEAQDQCVRADIVIDAILGTGSRGGLRGTAAGLVELLLREGSEGRAIPYVVACDVPSGVDPTTGEVTGPVLRAGTTVTFATAKSGLFLPPGAGCAGRVEVVPIGVEDRLPEPVVLRLAPEDVSRLLPRPAAEGHKYTRGVLGVVAGSEEYPGAALLACTGALAAGAGMVRYFGPPSVAALVNAALPEVVCHTGPELQGRVQAWVLGSGVSGEEQLDRCRQALSLGQPAVVDAGALDLVGERVEDRPELILTPHAGELARLLGRLGTERDRAEVEATAGASLREAVRLTGTTILLKGPHTLCHEPGGSLFSQADGTPWLATAGSGDVLAGVLGALLAQGGAAPSSGREEGDAGRWAATAALAAAVHGRAGRIASGEADGGRGHPITARDIAHAVRLVWDAP, encoded by the coding sequence ATGATCGGCGCTCATTCCGCGGATCAGGTGCGGGCCGCTGAGCGGCCCGCCCTGGACGCCGGGATGGGCGCCGAACTCATGTGCAGGGCCTCCCACGGTCTTGCTCTGACGATCACCCGGGAACTCCGGGCCCGGCGCGGACGGGTCTACGGGGCCCGGGTGACAGGCCTGATCGGCAAAGGGAACAACGGGGGCGACGGGCTCTGGGCCCTGGCGTTCCTGGCCCGGCGCGGCGTGGCCGTCACTGCCGTCCTCGTGGACGCGTCGGCCCATGCCGAGGGACTCGCGGCACTCCTGGCCGCAGGGGGCCGGGCGGTGCGTCTGGCGCCCGGCGATCCTGCGCAGCAGGACGGTTCGGCCAGCGACCATCCGGCGCGCGACGACGCCGCCCGGCTCCCGCTGTGCACGCTCGCTGAGGCGCAGGACCAGTGCGTCCGGGCGGACATCGTGATCGACGCGATCCTGGGCACGGGCTCACGCGGCGGACTCCGGGGCACCGCCGCCGGACTGGTCGAACTCCTGCTCCGTGAGGGCTCCGAGGGGCGCGCCATTCCATACGTCGTGGCCTGCGACGTCCCCAGCGGCGTCGACCCGACGACGGGTGAGGTGACCGGTCCGGTGCTCCGGGCCGGGACGACCGTCACGTTCGCCACGGCCAAGTCCGGGCTGTTCCTTCCCCCGGGGGCGGGATGCGCCGGCCGGGTGGAGGTGGTTCCGATCGGCGTGGAGGACCGTCTTCCGGAACCGGTCGTGCTGCGGCTCGCGCCGGAGGACGTCTCGCGTCTCCTGCCACGGCCCGCGGCGGAGGGCCACAAGTACACGCGCGGCGTGCTGGGGGTGGTGGCCGGGTCGGAGGAATACCCCGGCGCCGCCCTCCTGGCCTGCACCGGCGCCCTGGCCGCCGGGGCCGGCATGGTCCGCTATTTCGGCCCGCCGTCGGTGGCCGCCTTGGTCAACGCCGCGCTGCCGGAAGTGGTCTGCCACACCGGTCCCGAATTGCAGGGCCGGGTCCAGGCCTGGGTTCTCGGGTCCGGGGTGTCCGGCGAGGAACAGCTGGACCGCTGCCGACAGGCTCTGAGCCTGGGACAGCCCGCCGTCGTGGACGCAGGAGCACTGGACCTCGTGGGGGAGCGCGTCGAGGACCGTCCGGAGCTCATCCTCACCCCGCACGCCGGGGAACTCGCCCGGCTCCTGGGCCGTCTGGGGACGGAGCGTGACCGCGCGGAGGTCGAAGCGACCGCCGGGGCTTCGCTGCGGGAGGCGGTCCGCCTCACCGGGACGACCATCCTGCTGAAGGGGCCGCACACCCTGTGCCACGAGCCCGGCGGGAGCCTTTTCTCCCAGGCCGACGGCACACCGTGGCTCGCGACGGCGGGCAGCGGGGACGTCCTGGCGGGAGTCCTCGGCGCGCTGCTCGCGCAAGGCGGCGCGGCGCCGTCGTCGGGCCGGGAGGAAGGCGACGCCGGACGCTGGGCCGCCACCGCCGCTCTGGCCGCCGCGGTGCACGGCAGGGCGGGCCGGATCGCGTCGGGAGAGGCCGATGGCGGGCGCGGCCATCCGATCACCGCACGGGACATCGCCCACGCCGTACGCCTCGTGTGGGATGCTCCATGA
- a CDS encoding holo-ACP synthase has product MIVGIGVDVVDIERFKRQLEGTPALRDRLFVPAERELNDRSLAARFAAKEAVAKVLGAPAGMNWQDCWIGLSSEGPSIQVKGTVKAVADSKGIKHWHLSMSHDGGIATAMVVAER; this is encoded by the coding sequence ATGATTGTTGGAATCGGCGTTGACGTGGTGGATATCGAGCGTTTCAAGCGGCAGCTGGAGGGCACTCCGGCGCTGCGGGACCGGCTCTTCGTCCCTGCCGAGCGCGAACTGAACGACCGCTCCCTGGCCGCGCGTTTCGCCGCCAAGGAGGCCGTGGCCAAGGTTCTGGGCGCTCCGGCGGGCATGAACTGGCAGGACTGCTGGATCGGGCTCTCCTCTGAAGGGCCCAGCATTCAAGTCAAGGGCACGGTCAAGGCCGTGGCCGATTCCAAGGGCATCAAGCACTGGCATCTGTCGATGAGCCACGACGGTGGGATCGCCACCGCCATGGTCGTGGCGGAACGCTAG